A section of the Roseivirga sp. BDSF3-8 genome encodes:
- a CDS encoding AI-2E family transporter yields MRKTAVYLVIGISLFIFLSWYFSNIFIYIALSLIISTILRPLTNYFSQIQVFRVRVPRVLAVIVSFLVFLLIISSFILLFVPLVSEQIAVIKDINYDELYGMISQPLSRIEVFLIENNLTQDDPGFIVDALKANIASLKDDIRVQDIFSDLLAITGNFFVGTLAVTFISFFLLFEKGIFRRNLISLIPNKYFEVSIAALYKMEKLLSNYLLGLLFQMFAIFSIASLGLSIFRIKYALTIAVFAALANLIPYAGPLLGASFGILVGISTMPGLESTQDYIFLVIKIVSVFSTVQIIDNIVLQPLIFSKSVKAHPLEIFIIIFAGATLAGIPGMIAAIPVYTILRVSAVELYAGYKQYHIFRY; encoded by the coding sequence ATGAGGAAGACGGCTGTATATCTGGTAATAGGCATAAGCCTGTTCATTTTTCTAAGCTGGTACTTCAGCAACATATTCATATATATTGCCCTATCCCTCATTATCAGTACAATTTTAAGACCCCTTACCAATTATTTCAGCCAGATACAGGTGTTTCGTGTCAGAGTTCCCCGGGTGCTGGCTGTAATCGTTTCATTTCTGGTTTTTCTGCTCATTATCAGCTCCTTTATTTTGCTGTTTGTGCCCCTTGTTTCTGAACAGATCGCCGTTATTAAGGACATTAACTACGATGAACTGTATGGAATGATAAGCCAGCCCCTGAGCAGGATAGAAGTATTTCTTATTGAAAATAATCTGACTCAGGACGATCCCGGCTTTATCGTTGATGCTCTTAAGGCCAATATTGCGTCTCTCAAAGATGATATCAGGGTTCAGGACATTTTCAGTGATCTGCTAGCCATCACCGGTAACTTCTTTGTGGGAACCCTTGCGGTTACCTTTATTTCATTTTTCCTCCTTTTTGAAAAAGGTATTTTTCGCAGAAACCTTATCTCCCTCATTCCGAATAAATATTTTGAGGTTTCTATTGCTGCTTTGTATAAAATGGAGAAGCTTTTAAGCAATTACCTGCTGGGCCTGCTTTTTCAAATGTTCGCTATTTTCAGTATAGCTTCCCTGGGGCTTAGTATTTTTAGGATAAAGTATGCCCTGACCATTGCCGTTTTTGCCGCTCTGGCTAACCTGATTCCCTATGCCGGCCCTCTATTGGGAGCTTCTTTTGGTATTCTGGTTGGGATATCCACTATGCCAGGCCTGGAAAGTACACAGGACTATATTTTTCTCGTAATCAAGATTGTATCCGTTTTTAGTACGGTTCAAATCATTGATAATATCGTTTTACAACCCCTCATCTTTTCTAAAAGCGTAAAAGCCCACCCGTTAGAAATATTTATTATTATCTTTGCGGGCGCTACACTGGCGGGTATCCCGGGCATGATTGCTGCAATTCCTGTTTATACTATTCTCAGGGTTTCTGCGGTAGAACTTTATGCCGGATACAAACAGTATCATATTTTCAGATATTAA
- a CDS encoding DUF5103 domain-containing protein: protein MLSGSFKILLFLAATSLLLQACVPVSQPVGSSSSATTQPDTNIPLANYVASDNLKTVRLYPNTGDVNDVMYPPIVPLAQAAPLYLEFDDLTGEYAQYAYKIIHCDEDWTPSQLSNLEYLFDYNEFNITQHEFSYNTRTQYVHYFTPLPKVKQPGNYVLQLYRNDTPGNILLTQRFMVYDNQVLVSPRIGLAEAVAARRTRQQVQFTVNYNNLAVLNPFEQVKVVIRKNYRWDNAITNLKPNFVREGQNQLEYEYFDLRNTFYGGNQYRFFDIRMLNALGRNVGKIKMEPDGVKAFLLKDKSRANQPYTQYPDFDGGYVIENVERGTGTGATESDYVSVNFLLETTDKAIGDIYVLGQMNQYKHTEENKLTYDPAVSGYTGDLLLKQGWYDYIYYAPEAPNPYMYEGSFNQTENIYEILVYFRGQTDRTDYLVGYSRVTVNDD from the coding sequence ATGCTTTCAGGAAGCTTTAAAATTCTTTTATTTTTAGCGGCTACAAGCCTGCTACTACAAGCCTGTGTCCCTGTTTCCCAACCCGTTGGCTCAAGCTCATCAGCCACAACACAGCCGGACACCAACATCCCACTTGCTAATTATGTAGCTTCAGACAACCTGAAAACGGTAAGGCTATATCCTAACACCGGCGATGTAAATGATGTAATGTACCCACCCATCGTGCCTCTTGCACAGGCCGCACCGCTATACCTTGAGTTTGATGACCTTACAGGTGAATACGCTCAATATGCTTATAAGATTATCCACTGCGATGAGGATTGGACTCCTTCACAACTATCCAATCTTGAGTATCTGTTTGATTACAATGAATTCAACATTACCCAGCATGAATTTTCGTATAACACCCGTACACAATACGTTCACTATTTCACTCCCCTGCCAAAAGTAAAGCAGCCTGGAAACTATGTTTTGCAGCTATATCGTAATGATACGCCAGGAAATATTCTTCTAACCCAGAGGTTCATGGTATATGACAACCAAGTCTTGGTAAGCCCCCGTATCGGGCTGGCAGAAGCTGTAGCCGCCAGGCGTACCCGGCAACAGGTACAATTTACAGTGAACTACAATAACCTGGCCGTATTGAACCCATTTGAGCAGGTTAAAGTGGTAATAAGAAAGAACTATCGCTGGGACAATGCCATCACTAACCTAAAACCAAACTTCGTAAGGGAAGGACAAAACCAGCTTGAGTATGAGTATTTCGACCTTCGAAATACATTTTACGGAGGCAATCAGTATCGGTTTTTTGATATCCGCATGCTGAACGCACTAGGAAGGAATGTTGGAAAAATCAAAATGGAGCCTGATGGTGTTAAGGCTTTTCTGTTAAAAGATAAGTCCAGGGCAAATCAGCCCTATACTCAATATCCTGACTTTGACGGAGGATATGTAATTGAAAATGTGGAGAGAGGAACGGGTACCGGCGCTACGGAAAGTGACTATGTATCAGTTAACTTCCTGCTGGAAACCACTGATAAGGCGATAGGTGACATATATGTGCTGGGACAAATGAATCAATACAAACATACCGAAGAGAATAAGCTCACGTACGATCCTGCTGTTTCTGGTTACACCGGTGACCTGCTTTTGAAACAAGGATGGTATGATTACATCTACTATGCCCCGGAGGCACCGAATCCATACATGTATGAGGGAAGTTTTAACCAGACTGAAAATATTTATGAGATACTGGTTTACTTTCGTGGACAGACAGACAGAACGGACTATCTGGTAGGTTACTCACGCGTAACTGTAAATGATGATTGA
- a CDS encoding RNA polymerase sigma factor translates to MELEEELITGCCKKDRKAQRKLYDLYAGQMLVVAMRYVKAQDEAEDILQEAFIKVFKNIETFRKESSLFFWIKKILVNTALNHQRSKLYMYPMVDVDEMRSLQQQETTLSGYRYQELLGFIHRLPDGCRVIFNLFAIEGYGHKEIAKMLNISEGTSKSQYSRARLLLKEMINSEDELRYGTFK, encoded by the coding sequence ATGGAACTGGAAGAAGAGTTGATCACCGGTTGCTGTAAAAAGGATCGCAAAGCTCAGCGTAAGCTATATGATCTGTATGCGGGTCAGATGCTTGTGGTGGCTATGCGGTATGTCAAGGCTCAGGATGAGGCAGAGGATATATTGCAGGAGGCTTTTATTAAAGTATTCAAAAACATAGAAACCTTCCGTAAGGAGTCCTCACTTTTCTTCTGGATCAAAAAAATCCTGGTCAATACCGCACTAAACCATCAAAGAAGTAAGCTTTATATGTACCCCATGGTAGATGTAGATGAAATGCGGTCTCTTCAGCAACAGGAAACAACGCTTTCAGGCTATAGATATCAGGAATTACTCGGATTCATCCATCGGTTACCGGATGGGTGCCGGGTAATATTTAACTTGTTTGCAATAGAAGGATACGGGCATAAGGAAATAGCTAAAATGCTGAATATTTCAGAAGGGACGTCAAAATCCCAGTATAGCAGAGCGAGGCTATTACTAAAGGAAATGATCAATAGTGAGGATGAGTTGAGGTATGGAACGTTCAAATAA
- the cas6 gene encoding CRISPR-associated endoribonuclease Cas6 — MRVRIIFNLKNRGANVPFHHQFLLAQLIKGILMQGGDSTYSTYGFYNFSGLKGQTKISRNGLHFFSSKVTLVLSSPSEKFIGYFIKNLFAYPKIEMGNLILSPDSVEEEEYPELTDVSKFICISPLVLVVPGFNDSEGKRFISPESDSFSDILYESTIDRMEQLGYTPEQLSSFYKFQLVPDADYLARIRDSQKKFARIYPVYDQDVKYEVRGYTFPFRLYASPEVQSFVFTCGLGNFTHKGFGMLDIANSDPAKRTKAFTFEQAQAKAPETKEKRKREEVSQEEVSEDESH; from the coding sequence TTGAGAGTTAGAATAATTTTTAATTTAAAAAACCGGGGAGCAAATGTGCCCTTTCATCATCAGTTCCTTTTAGCTCAGCTAATTAAAGGGATACTTATGCAAGGAGGGGATAGCACATATTCAACCTATGGCTTTTATAATTTTTCGGGGCTGAAGGGACAGACTAAGATTAGTCGTAATGGATTACACTTCTTCTCCAGTAAAGTTACACTGGTATTATCTTCACCCAGCGAAAAATTCATCGGCTATTTTATAAAGAATCTTTTTGCTTACCCAAAAATCGAGATGGGTAACCTGATATTGAGTCCTGACTCAGTAGAAGAAGAGGAATACCCAGAGCTGACAGATGTATCTAAATTCATCTGTATTTCTCCTCTGGTACTAGTAGTACCAGGATTTAATGACAGTGAAGGCAAGCGATTTATCTCTCCCGAATCAGATAGTTTTTCAGATATACTTTATGAATCTACTATAGATAGAATGGAGCAACTCGGCTATACCCCTGAGCAGCTTAGTTCATTCTACAAGTTTCAGTTAGTACCTGACGCAGATTATCTGGCTCGTATTCGTGATTCACAGAAGAAGTTTGCCCGAATCTACCCTGTCTATGACCAGGATGTTAAATATGAGGTAAGAGGATACACATTCCCTTTCAGATTATATGCATCACCAGAAGTGCAGTCATTTGTATTTACTTGTGGGTTAGGTAACTTCACTCATAAAGGGTTTGGTATGCTGGATATTGCTAATTCAGATCCGGCAAAACGTACAAAGGCTTTCACCTTTGAGCAGGCCCAGGCTAAAGCACCGGAAACAAAGGAAAAACGCAAGAGGGAAGAAGTTTCTCAGGAAGAAGTCTCCGAAGATGAAAGTCATTAA
- the ychF gene encoding redox-regulated ATPase YchF, with protein sequence MGLQCGIVGLPNVGKSTLFNALSKNQAEAANFPFCTIEPNVGVVTVPDGRLKVLETLVSPEKVIPAVIEFVDIAGLVKGASKGEGLGNKFLANIRETDAIIHVVRCFDDENIVHVEGKVDPVGDKEVIDYELQLKDLDSIDKRIQRQEKVAKSGDAKAKKEMEILLRYKKTLESGQNARSVEYTKEEYPIIKSWQLLTIKPVIYVANVDENSLHEDNEYVSKLRESIQGENAQIIKLCAALESQIAELDDEEQSMFLEEYGLTESGLSKLIRASYALLDLITYFTAGKQEVRAWTIKNGWKAPAAAGVIHTDFERGFIKAEVIKLDDYQQYKTEAACREAGKISIEGKEYIVKDGDIMHFRFNV encoded by the coding sequence ATGGGACTTCAGTGCGGGATCGTAGGACTTCCGAATGTTGGTAAATCCACTCTTTTTAACGCGTTATCAAAAAATCAGGCCGAGGCTGCCAACTTTCCTTTCTGTACCATTGAGCCCAACGTGGGCGTGGTTACCGTACCGGATGGCCGCCTCAAAGTATTGGAAACCCTCGTGAGCCCTGAAAAGGTCATACCCGCTGTGATTGAGTTTGTGGATATTGCCGGGCTGGTTAAGGGAGCTAGCAAGGGCGAAGGGCTGGGAAATAAGTTTTTGGCCAATATTCGTGAAACAGATGCCATTATTCATGTGGTACGGTGTTTCGATGATGAAAACATTGTGCACGTAGAAGGGAAAGTTGACCCGGTAGGTGATAAAGAGGTTATCGACTATGAACTGCAGCTGAAGGACCTGGATTCAATTGATAAAAGGATACAACGTCAGGAAAAAGTAGCCAAGAGCGGTGATGCGAAGGCTAAAAAGGAAATGGAGATCCTTTTGCGGTATAAGAAAACATTGGAGTCCGGTCAGAACGCCCGTTCTGTGGAGTACACAAAGGAAGAATACCCGATTATAAAGAGCTGGCAGCTGCTTACTATCAAGCCTGTGATCTATGTGGCTAATGTAGACGAAAACTCGTTGCATGAAGATAATGAGTATGTTTCTAAGCTGAGAGAGTCAATACAAGGCGAAAACGCACAGATCATTAAGTTATGTGCAGCCTTGGAATCACAGATAGCCGAATTGGATGACGAGGAGCAGTCCATGTTCCTTGAGGAATATGGACTAACTGAAAGTGGCCTGAGTAAACTTATAAGGGCCAGTTACGCGCTTTTAGACCTTATAACTTACTTCACTGCCGGAAAGCAGGAGGTAAGAGCCTGGACTATCAAAAACGGGTGGAAGGCACCTGCCGCCGCCGGAGTCATCCACACTGATTTTGAGAGAGGATTTATTAAGGCGGAGGTTATAAAACTGGATGACTATCAGCAATATAAAACTGAAGCAGCGTGCAGAGAGGCTGGGAAAATATCTATCGAGGGAAAAGAATATATTGTTAAAGATGGTGATATCATGCACTTTCGTTTCAATGTATAA